The Vibrio tarriae genome includes a window with the following:
- the ftsK gene encoding DNA translocase FtsK, protein MFKENNNKVETIIKTSEEIPSSRLNGSQRLKESGLILAFLFSIFLAVALFSFNPADPSWSQTAWGADIHNAGGLVGAWLADTLFFVFGSLAYPLPFIIAFAAWVLLRKRDEGDEIDFTLWGTRLLGLTIVLLTSCGLADINFDDIWYFSSGGVIGDVLTSLALPTLNILGTTLVLLFLWGAGITLLTGISWLRIVEWIGERSIAAFVGLFNRLRGEKAERVKPALVKPELPVEELEPTFSAPMDTEVDEPAPSLRRFNIHMPEERDVPDIHFEHQMEPKVELKPEPPRQREPAPHFSRVAAQNTQVEPVSSARTQQWDATIEELEQQARLVDDYAVEDDAVPSTLASNTLASNTLADVEDSILTTTITVDEEEESLSENFNHSFNIEVEDEEVEPSIANLNWSDDEDELEETPSVMVSPAIESDWEDEDEPDDRDVAAFQNIVSQAQANAAAQQNPFLVQKAVNLPRPTEPMPTLELLYHPEKRENFIDREALEEIARLVESKLADYKIQAQVVDIFPGPVITRFELDLAPGVKVSRISSLSMDLARSLSAMAVRVVEVIPGKPYVGLELPNMSRQTVYLSDVIASPQFKESKSPTTVVLGQDIAGDAVVADLSKMPHVLVAGTTGSGKSVGVNVMILSMLYKASPEDVRFIMIDPKMLELSVYEGIPHLLAEVVTDMKDASNALRWCVGEMERRYKLMSVLGVRNIKGFNDKLRMAAEAGHPIYDPLWKDGDSMESEPPLLEKLPYIVVVVDEFADLMMVVGKKVEELIARLAQKARAAGIHLILATQRPSVDVITGLIKANIPTRVAFTVSTKTDSRTILDQSGAESLLGMGDMLYLPAGSSHTIRVHGAFASDDDVHAVVNNWKARGKPNYISEIIQGDHGPEALLPGEQSESDEELDPLFDQVVEHVVETRRGSVSGVQRRFKIGYNRAARIVEQLEAQGIVSAPGHNGNRDVLAPAPIRD, encoded by the coding sequence ATGTTCAAAGAGAACAATAATAAAGTCGAAACCATTATTAAAACGAGTGAAGAGATTCCTTCTTCTCGACTCAATGGCTCACAGCGTCTTAAAGAAAGCGGGTTGATCTTGGCTTTCTTGTTTTCGATATTTCTTGCCGTTGCTCTGTTTAGTTTTAACCCTGCCGACCCATCTTGGTCACAAACGGCTTGGGGAGCAGACATTCATAATGCGGGTGGTTTAGTTGGCGCTTGGTTAGCTGACACCCTTTTTTTCGTTTTTGGCTCTTTAGCCTATCCATTGCCTTTTATTATTGCATTTGCAGCATGGGTGCTGTTGCGCAAACGTGATGAAGGTGACGAAATCGATTTCACCCTTTGGGGAACTCGACTCCTTGGTCTAACCATAGTGCTATTGACCAGTTGTGGTCTTGCCGACATCAACTTTGATGACATTTGGTATTTTTCATCAGGTGGAGTGATTGGCGATGTGTTGACCAGCTTAGCACTGCCGACCTTGAACATTCTTGGAACAACGCTTGTGTTGCTCTTTTTGTGGGGGGCTGGCATTACCTTGTTGACGGGGATCTCTTGGCTGCGGATTGTGGAATGGATTGGTGAGCGCAGCATTGCGGCATTTGTAGGGCTGTTTAACCGTTTACGCGGTGAAAAAGCGGAGCGTGTGAAACCGGCATTGGTAAAACCTGAGCTGCCAGTTGAAGAACTAGAACCGACATTTTCTGCGCCAATGGATACTGAGGTTGACGAGCCTGCCCCGAGCTTACGTCGCTTCAATATTCATATGCCAGAAGAGCGTGACGTACCTGACATTCATTTTGAGCACCAAATGGAGCCTAAAGTCGAGTTGAAACCAGAGCCGCCAAGGCAGCGCGAACCTGCCCCTCATTTCTCACGTGTAGCCGCTCAAAATACACAGGTAGAGCCTGTCAGCTCTGCGCGCACTCAGCAATGGGATGCCACCATAGAAGAACTGGAGCAACAAGCTCGTCTAGTCGATGACTATGCTGTCGAGGATGACGCAGTGCCAAGCACCCTTGCTTCAAACACCCTTGCTTCAAACACTCTTGCTGATGTTGAAGATTCCATTTTGACTACTACCATTACGGTGGATGAAGAAGAGGAGAGCCTCTCTGAAAACTTTAACCACTCGTTCAATATTGAGGTAGAAGATGAAGAGGTTGAGCCCAGCATTGCTAACTTGAATTGGTCAGATGATGAAGACGAGCTTGAAGAAACGCCTTCGGTTATGGTATCGCCCGCAATAGAATCTGATTGGGAAGATGAGGATGAGCCTGACGATCGCGATGTGGCGGCATTTCAAAACATCGTTTCGCAAGCACAAGCGAATGCGGCTGCGCAGCAAAACCCGTTTTTAGTGCAGAAGGCAGTAAACTTGCCGAGACCAACAGAGCCTATGCCAACGCTAGAGCTGCTGTACCATCCAGAAAAGCGTGAAAATTTTATCGATCGTGAAGCTTTAGAAGAGATCGCGCGTCTGGTTGAGTCCAAACTGGCTGATTACAAAATCCAAGCGCAAGTCGTGGATATTTTCCCGGGGCCTGTGATCACCCGTTTTGAGCTAGATTTAGCGCCGGGTGTGAAAGTGAGCCGAATTTCTAGTCTGTCGATGGACTTAGCCCGTTCACTCTCGGCGATGGCTGTGCGTGTCGTGGAAGTTATTCCCGGTAAACCTTATGTGGGGCTTGAGCTACCAAACATGTCACGTCAAACCGTGTACCTATCCGATGTGATTGCCAGTCCTCAATTTAAAGAGTCGAAGTCACCGACGACTGTGGTGCTTGGCCAAGATATCGCCGGCGATGCCGTGGTAGCGGATCTATCTAAAATGCCTCATGTTTTGGTGGCGGGTACCACTGGCTCGGGTAAGTCGGTTGGGGTCAACGTGATGATCCTGAGCATGTTGTATAAGGCCTCTCCAGAAGATGTCCGCTTCATCATGATTGACCCGAAAATGTTGGAGCTTTCCGTGTATGAAGGTATTCCTCACTTGTTAGCGGAAGTGGTGACCGACATGAAAGATGCCTCTAACGCGCTGCGCTGGTGTGTCGGAGAAATGGAGCGTCGTTATAAGCTGATGTCGGTACTTGGTGTACGTAATATCAAAGGCTTTAACGATAAACTGCGTATGGCTGCTGAAGCCGGACATCCTATCTACGATCCTCTTTGGAAAGACGGAGATAGCATGGAGAGTGAGCCGCCACTATTAGAAAAACTGCCTTATATTGTGGTCGTGGTCGATGAATTTGCTGACCTGATGATGGTAGTGGGTAAAAAAGTCGAAGAGCTGATTGCGCGTTTGGCACAAAAAGCCCGTGCGGCGGGTATTCACTTGATTTTGGCTACGCAGCGCCCATCTGTGGATGTGATTACGGGTCTGATTAAAGCCAACATCCCGACCCGCGTTGCCTTTACTGTCTCCACGAAAACCGATTCTCGGACGATTTTGGATCAGAGCGGCGCAGAGTCTCTGCTCGGTATGGGGGATATGCTCTATTTACCTGCCGGTTCCAGTCATACGATTCGTGTACATGGTGCATTTGCCTCGGATGATGATGTGCATGCTGTGGTCAATAACTGGAAGGCAAGGGGCAAGCCGAATTACATCAGTGAGATTATCCAAGGCGATCACGGCCCAGAAGCCTTATTGCCCGGAGAGCAGTCTGAATCAGACGAAGAGCTTGACCCACTGTTTGATCAAGTGGTTGAGCACGTTGTCGAAACGCGCCGAGGCTCGGTTTCTGGGGTTCAACGCCGTTTTAAAATTGGTTATAACCGCGCTGCACGTATTGTCGAGCAGCTTGAGGCTCAAGGCATTGTCAGTGCGCCAGGGCATAACGGTAATCGTGATGTACTGGCTCCAGCACCTATACGAGATTAA
- the dsbB gene encoding disulfide bond formation protein DsbB, whose translation MRILSSLKTFSQSRLSWLLLLAFVVFFTLCAMYFQHVMLLAPCVMCIYERIAMLGIGVAALIGAIAPQNPVVRWLGFAAWGASSYKGLMLAIEHVNYQFNPSPFATCDLFVTFPAWAPLNQWAPNLFEAYGDCSKVVWQFLTLSMPQWLVVIFAANLLASAIFVVAQLAKTSR comes from the coding sequence GTGCGTATATTATCCTCCCTTAAAACCTTTTCTCAGTCGCGATTATCTTGGCTGTTGCTGCTGGCATTTGTCGTTTTCTTTACCTTGTGTGCCATGTACTTTCAACATGTGATGCTACTCGCACCTTGTGTCATGTGTATCTATGAACGTATCGCTATGCTGGGGATTGGTGTCGCCGCCTTGATTGGCGCAATTGCACCACAAAACCCTGTCGTACGTTGGCTCGGTTTTGCTGCTTGGGGGGCCAGCAGCTACAAAGGTTTGATGCTGGCGATCGAGCATGTGAACTACCAGTTTAACCCTTCGCCTTTTGCTACTTGCGATCTGTTTGTCACCTTCCCTGCTTGGGCTCCACTCAACCAATGGGCTCCCAATCTGTTTGAAGCGTATGGTGACTGTAGCAAGGTGGTATGGCAGTTTTTGACGCTCTCTATGCCGCAGTGGCTCGTCGTTATCTTCGCGGCAAACTTACTCGCATCAGCGATTTTTGTCGTCGCACAACTGGCTAAAACCTCACGCTAA
- the fadR gene encoding fatty acid metabolism transcriptional regulator FadR, with translation MVIKAKSPAGFAEKYIIESIWNGRFPPGSILPAERELSELIGVTRTTLREVLQRLARDGWLTIQHGKPTKVNQFMETSGLHILDTLMTLDAGNATSIVEDLLAARTNISPIFMRYAFKLNKESAERIMINVIESCEALVNAPSWDAFIAVSPYAEKIQQHVKEDSEKDELKRQEILIAKTFNFYDYMLFQRLAFHSGNQIYGLIFNGLKKLYDRVGSYYFSNPQARELAMEFYRQLLAVCQSGEREHLAQVIRQYGIASGHIWNQMKMTLPSNFTEDDC, from the coding sequence ATGGTCATTAAGGCAAAAAGCCCAGCCGGTTTCGCTGAGAAGTATATTATTGAAAGTATTTGGAACGGCCGCTTTCCGCCAGGTTCCATCTTACCTGCAGAGCGTGAGCTTTCTGAGTTGATCGGTGTTACGCGCACCACACTTCGTGAGGTGCTACAGCGTTTAGCGCGTGATGGTTGGCTAACAATCCAACATGGTAAACCCACCAAAGTGAATCAGTTTATGGAAACCTCAGGTTTGCATATTCTGGATACCTTGATGACTCTTGATGCGGGTAACGCAACCAGCATTGTCGAAGATCTGCTGGCGGCAAGAACCAATATCAGTCCCATTTTCATGCGTTACGCTTTTAAGCTAAATAAAGAGAGCGCAGAGCGGATCATGATCAATGTGATTGAATCCTGTGAAGCTTTGGTCAATGCTCCTTCTTGGGATGCTTTTATCGCAGTCTCTCCCTATGCGGAAAAGATTCAGCAGCACGTGAAAGAAGATAGCGAAAAAGATGAGCTCAAAAGGCAGGAAATCTTGATCGCGAAAACATTTAACTTCTACGATTACATGCTATTCCAGCGTCTCGCTTTCCATTCTGGTAACCAGATTTATGGTTTGATCTTTAACGGATTGAAAAAGTTGTATGACCGTGTTGGAAGTTATTATTTCTCCAATCCACAAGCTCGTGAATTGGCGATGGAGTTTTACCGTCAGCTATTAGCCGTGTGCCAAAGTGGTGAGCGTGAGCATTTGGCTCAAGTTATTCGTCAGTATGGTATTGCCAGCGGACACATCTGGAATCAGATGAAAATGACGCTGCCGTCCAATTTTACTGAAGACGATTGTTAA
- a CDS encoding methyltransferase: MQALFTQLDSFLTQTQPFWRYEAFHACRLSALPWRDAHPELTSWLRALSQDEVEEYKTDPEKLSSILSGFFPRLDEVKLAFDISDFLLSPIQLPKFFDKGIPGRKLQQIEAMSKVLVAHHQGTQWLEWCAGKGYLGRILARVTQQPVVSFEYQAELCCSGQQEADALQLPMQFVQGDAFDERSAALFNSSTHAVALHACGDLHVKMLHYATSSHAAAISFSPCCYHLIRDNEYHAMSKVAGQSDLQLTRRELRLPLQETVTGGERVRRQRQQEMVYRLGFDALVSQVGNQAGYIPIPSIQKSKLNQGFAEFCQWAAQEKNIAMDFIHVDFAHFESLGCQRFWQMERISLVQDGFRRLLELWLVLDKALYLQEQGYQVRVSEFCDRKATPRNLVVNAWR, translated from the coding sequence ATGCAAGCTCTATTCACACAACTCGATTCATTCTTAACTCAAACACAACCTTTTTGGCGTTATGAAGCTTTTCATGCTTGTCGTTTATCGGCGTTGCCTTGGAGAGATGCACATCCTGAATTAACGTCTTGGCTCCGTGCCCTTAGTCAGGATGAGGTAGAAGAGTACAAAACCGATCCCGAGAAACTATCTTCCATCTTATCTGGCTTTTTTCCCAGGTTAGATGAGGTGAAACTCGCATTCGACATTTCAGACTTTCTCTTGTCCCCAATCCAATTACCAAAGTTTTTTGATAAAGGGATCCCCGGACGTAAATTGCAACAAATAGAGGCAATGAGCAAAGTGCTTGTAGCGCATCATCAAGGTACCCAGTGGCTAGAGTGGTGTGCTGGGAAAGGTTATTTGGGGCGTATTTTGGCGAGGGTGACTCAGCAACCAGTAGTCAGTTTTGAGTATCAAGCCGAGCTTTGCTGCTCTGGACAACAAGAAGCCGATGCGTTGCAACTCCCTATGCAGTTTGTACAGGGGGATGCATTTGATGAGCGTTCTGCTGCCCTGTTTAACTCCAGTACTCATGCTGTTGCCCTACATGCGTGTGGTGACTTACACGTAAAGATGCTTCATTACGCCACCTCTTCGCATGCCGCGGCGATTAGCTTTTCTCCCTGCTGCTACCATTTGATTCGAGATAACGAATATCACGCGATGTCGAAAGTGGCGGGTCAGTCAGATTTGCAATTGACCCGTCGAGAACTGCGACTGCCGCTGCAAGAAACTGTGACCGGAGGGGAAAGGGTTAGACGGCAGCGACAGCAAGAGATGGTTTATCGGTTAGGATTTGATGCTCTGGTGAGTCAAGTAGGTAATCAAGCTGGTTATATACCTATCCCTAGTATTCAGAAATCAAAACTCAACCAAGGGTTTGCCGAGTTTTGCCAGTGGGCGGCTCAAGAGAAAAATATCGCTATGGATTTCATTCACGTCGATTTTGCTCATTTTGAAAGTTTAGGCTGTCAGCGATTCTGGCAGATGGAGCGAATAAGTTTAGTTCAAGACGGATTTCGGCGGCTGTTAGAGCTATGGCTGGTGTTGGATAAAGCGCTCTATTTGCAGGAACAGGGCTATCAAGTCAGGGTGAGTGAGTTTTGCGATCGTAAAGCAACACCGCGTAATTTAGTGGTTAATGCGTGGCGCTGA
- the lrp gene encoding leucine-responsive transcriptional regulator Lrp: MVDSYKKPSKDLDRIDRNILNELQKDGRISNVELSKRVGLSPTPCLERVRRLERQGFITGYTALLNPQYLDASLLVFVEITLNRGAPDVFEQFNTAVQKLDDIQECHLVSGDFDYLLKTRVSDMGAYRRLLGDTLLRLPGVNDTRTYVVMEEVKQTNQLVIKTR; this comes from the coding sequence ATGGTGGATAGTTATAAGAAGCCGTCTAAGGACTTAGACCGTATAGATCGCAATATATTGAATGAATTGCAAAAAGACGGTCGAATTTCAAACGTAGAGTTATCAAAACGTGTAGGGCTTTCGCCTACACCGTGTCTTGAGCGTGTTCGTCGTCTAGAACGCCAAGGGTTTATTACCGGTTATACCGCATTATTGAACCCTCAGTATTTGGATGCGTCACTGTTGGTGTTTGTTGAAATTACGTTAAATCGTGGTGCGCCAGATGTGTTTGAACAGTTTAATACCGCGGTACAAAAATTGGATGATATTCAAGAGTGTCACCTAGTTTCCGGTGATTTTGACTATTTGTTGAAGACTCGTGTGTCGGATATGGGGGCCTATCGCCGTTTGTTAGGTGATACCTTACTCCGTTTGCCGGGGGTGAATGACACTCGTACTTACGTGGTCATGGAAGAAGTGAAGCAAACCAACCAATTAGTGATTAAAACTCGCTAA
- the cysB gene encoding HTH-type transcriptional regulator CysB produces MKLQQLKYIVEVVNHNLNVSATAENLYTSQPGISKQVRLLEDELGIQIFERSGKHLTQVTPAGEHIVRIATEILSRVESIKAVAAEHTHPEMGTLNISTTHTQARYALPEVIKGFTKRYPRVSLHMHQGTPTQMSEAIAKGTANFAIATEALHLYQDAIMLPCYHWNRSIVVPKDHPLTKKDQVTIEDLAAYPLVTYVFGFTGRSELDSAFNRVGMTPKVVFTATDADVIKTYVRMGIGVGVIASMAVDKKQDTDLVAIDASHIFSASTTSIGFRRGTFLRSYMFDFMERFAPHLTRPVVEQAISLKSNIEIAEMFKDIDLPVR; encoded by the coding sequence ATGAAACTGCAGCAGTTAAAGTACATAGTGGAAGTGGTCAATCATAATTTGAATGTGTCTGCGACCGCGGAAAACCTATATACCTCTCAGCCGGGGATCAGTAAACAGGTCAGGCTGTTAGAAGATGAGCTTGGAATTCAAATTTTTGAACGAAGCGGCAAGCATTTAACGCAAGTGACGCCTGCGGGTGAGCACATAGTGCGTATTGCGACGGAAATTTTATCGCGAGTGGAAAGCATCAAGGCGGTTGCCGCAGAACATACGCACCCAGAAATGGGTACGCTGAACATTTCTACTACTCATACCCAAGCCCGCTATGCTCTGCCAGAAGTCATTAAAGGATTTACTAAGCGTTATCCAAGAGTTTCTTTGCACATGCATCAAGGCACGCCAACCCAGATGTCGGAAGCCATTGCCAAAGGCACTGCTAATTTTGCGATTGCGACAGAAGCCTTACATTTGTACCAAGATGCGATCATGTTGCCTTGTTATCACTGGAATCGCTCGATAGTGGTACCTAAGGATCATCCTTTGACGAAGAAAGATCAGGTAACCATAGAAGATTTAGCCGCTTATCCATTAGTGACCTATGTTTTCGGGTTTACTGGTCGTTCAGAGCTTGATAGCGCATTCAATCGAGTTGGCATGACACCCAAAGTGGTCTTTACCGCCACGGATGCGGATGTGATCAAAACGTATGTGCGCATGGGCATTGGGGTTGGTGTGATCGCAAGCATGGCGGTAGACAAAAAACAGGACACAGATCTGGTGGCGATTGATGCAAGCCATATATTTAGTGCGAGCACTACCAGTATTGGTTTTCGCCGTGGTACTTTCCTTCGATCTTATATGTTTGATTTTATGGAGCGTTTTGCCCCACATCTTACTCGTCCAGTGGTAGAACAAGCCATCTCCCTGAAATCGAATATTGAAATAGCAGAAATGTTTAAGGACATTGATCTGCCTGTGCGTTAA
- a CDS encoding DUF1887 family protein — MAIHVGIIDQDPVRLVTPLLDNRTVSRHIIFIGDQDQKLIFQRLSDVLNKRNISTDFFEIPSGSNISAIKNAIRELAEMLKARGEEVKFNASCGLRHRLLSAYEVFRSYHWPIFVVEPNSDCLCWLYPEGNNDTQVQDRITIADYLTIFGARGEFNEHQLPPQLDQKLYQLCERWAGNALELGPGLATLNYLATTCRKEQRLDVELSDKQQGYRELNLLLSDLVEAKIATYESGILTFMNEEARRFANGEWLETLVHSTVKQIQDDMPTIQDRSLNVQVYRQLGEREVRNELDVATVVNNKLHIIECKTKGMRDDGDDTLYKLESLRDLLGGLQARAMLVSFRPLRHNDITRAEDLGLALIGPDELKDLKAHLSQWFKAAGGN; from the coding sequence ATGGCTATTCACGTAGGGATTATCGATCAGGATCCGGTTCGTTTGGTTACACCGCTGCTCGATAATCGAACCGTCAGCCGCCACATTATTTTTATCGGCGATCAGGATCAAAAATTAATTTTTCAGCGTCTTAGTGACGTTTTAAATAAGCGCAATATCTCAACCGATTTTTTTGAAATCCCATCTGGCTCAAATATCTCCGCCATCAAAAATGCGATTCGAGAACTTGCCGAGATGCTTAAAGCGCGCGGTGAAGAGGTAAAATTCAACGCAAGCTGTGGTTTACGCCACCGCTTACTATCTGCTTATGAAGTTTTCCGCAGTTATCATTGGCCAATTTTCGTTGTTGAACCCAATAGTGATTGCTTGTGTTGGCTCTACCCGGAAGGCAATAACGATACTCAAGTTCAAGACCGCATCACCATTGCCGACTATCTCACCATTTTTGGTGCGCGTGGCGAATTTAATGAACACCAACTCCCCCCCCAATTAGACCAAAAGCTTTACCAACTTTGTGAACGATGGGCTGGCAACGCTTTGGAATTAGGCCCAGGGCTTGCCACATTAAATTATTTGGCAACCACTTGCCGTAAAGAGCAGCGATTAGACGTGGAATTGTCCGACAAACAACAAGGCTATCGCGAATTAAACTTACTGCTCAGCGATCTGGTTGAGGCCAAAATTGCCACTTATGAAAGCGGCATCCTCACTTTCATGAATGAAGAGGCTCGTCGCTTTGCTAATGGGGAATGGTTAGAAACACTAGTGCATAGCACCGTGAAACAGATCCAAGATGATATGCCCACAATTCAAGATCGCTCGCTGAATGTGCAAGTCTATCGCCAGCTTGGTGAGAGAGAAGTACGTAACGAGTTGGATGTGGCGACCGTAGTAAACAACAAACTGCACATTATTGAGTGCAAAACCAAAGGGATGCGTGATGACGGTGACGATACCTTATACAAACTCGAATCACTGCGTGACCTTCTCGGTGGCCTACAAGCGCGAGCCATGTTGGTCAGCTTCCGCCCTCTACGCCATAACGATATTACACGTGCCGAAGATTTGGGGCTGGCACTGATTGGCCCAGATGAACTGAAAGATTTGAAAGCCCATTTAAGCCAATGGTTCAAAGCCGCTGGCGGTAATTAA
- the ald gene encoding alanine dehydrogenase, whose product MIIGVPKEIKNHEYRVGMIPASVRELVSHGHQVYVETNAGSGIGFSDDDYIAVGASILPTAADVFAKAEMIVKVKEPQAIERAMLKEGQILFTYLHLAPDFPQTEELIKSKAVCIAYETVTDNMGRLPLLAPMSEVAGRMSIQAGAQTLEKSRGGSGLLLGGVPGVAPAKVVVLGGGVVGANAARMAIGLRADVTILDRNIDTLRKLDEEFQGRANVVYSTTDAIEKYVLEADLLIGAVLIPGAAAPKLVTKQHIERMKPGSAVVDVAIDQGGCFETSHPTTHAEPTYIVDDVVHYCVANMPGAVARTSTFALNNATLPYIVKLANKGYQKALLEDAGFLKGLNVIHGKVTYKEVAENFGLDYVDPAKAIAMFN is encoded by the coding sequence ATGATCATTGGCGTTCCTAAAGAAATCAAGAACCACGAATATCGTGTGGGCATGATTCCAGCTAGCGTGCGGGAGCTTGTCTCACACGGACACCAAGTTTACGTAGAAACAAATGCCGGCTCCGGCATCGGCTTTTCAGACGATGATTACATCGCTGTAGGCGCATCCATTCTTCCTACCGCTGCAGACGTCTTCGCGAAAGCAGAGATGATTGTAAAGGTTAAAGAACCTCAAGCTATCGAGCGAGCCATGCTCAAAGAGGGGCAAATTTTATTTACTTATTTGCACCTAGCTCCAGATTTTCCACAAACTGAAGAGCTAATCAAGAGCAAAGCCGTCTGCATAGCCTACGAGACTGTAACAGATAATATGGGTCGCTTACCACTACTGGCTCCTATGTCTGAAGTCGCAGGCCGGATGTCCATTCAGGCTGGCGCTCAAACATTAGAAAAATCACGCGGCGGCAGTGGTTTATTACTCGGTGGCGTCCCCGGTGTTGCTCCTGCAAAAGTCGTGGTACTCGGCGGCGGCGTAGTCGGCGCTAACGCAGCCCGTATGGCGATTGGCCTACGTGCCGATGTTACTATTCTAGATCGCAATATCGATACCCTACGTAAACTCGATGAAGAGTTTCAAGGCCGAGCTAACGTCGTGTATTCCACCACAGATGCCATCGAAAAATACGTTTTAGAAGCAGACTTATTGATTGGGGCTGTTCTTATCCCAGGTGCTGCCGCTCCCAAACTGGTCACCAAACAACACATTGAACGCATGAAACCCGGTTCAGCCGTGGTTGATGTCGCGATAGATCAAGGGGGTTGCTTCGAAACCTCTCACCCCACCACTCACGCAGAACCCACTTATATTGTTGATGATGTGGTGCACTACTGTGTAGCCAATATGCCCGGTGCTGTGGCGCGCACTTCTACTTTTGCTCTTAATAACGCCACGCTACCATATATCGTTAAACTCGCCAATAAAGGCTACCAAAAAGCCCTACTGGAAGATGCAGGATTTTTAAAAGGCCTCAACGTAATTCACGGAAAAGTGACTTACAAAGAGGTTGCAGAAAACTTTGGCCTCGATTATGTCGACCCCGCTAAAGCGATTGCGATGTTTAATTAA